A portion of the Scleropages formosus chromosome 15, fSclFor1.1, whole genome shotgun sequence genome contains these proteins:
- the LOC108922529 gene encoding syndecan-1-like isoform X1, translating to MRVAAALLFCLSLWIPDAISQDLSPPEDQDASGDDLELSGSGSGDGVFVVPDTKVALKFNATTPSARQLETSPFSLTTVSNPISEIELEKLVTLAPPTTIGSTSTTHKAVAVPIDRETEPQNTQLQVTSASPTTGGQGATPRGRKVMPKEGTSEPYATTTASAVVDVAMKETASAPEEKDHPPAAPTLPPPATTMPSWAEPNPASSTPLLSDYGRINEDIVPGVATNVGSENDSDFALVEDFSPEVQGTQEGVSENQSLLERKEVLAGVIAGGIVGLAFAVMLVSLMVYRMKKKDEGSYSLDEQKHPNSGYQKPHKQEEFLA from the exons ATGCGAGTCGCCGCGGCGCTGCTGTTCTGCCTCAGTTTGTGGATTCCTGACGCGATTTCG CAGGATCTCAGCCCTCCAGAGGACCAGGATGCATCTGGAGATGACCTGGAGCTCTCTGGTTCTGGCTCTGGCGATGGCG TTTTTGTTGTGCCTGACACTAAAGTCGCCCTGAAGTTCAACGCAACAACTCCTTCAGCTCGGCAGTTGGAAACCTCTCCCTTTTCCCTGACAACAGTATCGAACCCCATTTCAGAGATAGAGCTGGAGAAGTTGGTTACATTGGCTCCACCCACCACAATAGGCAGCACCTCAACCACCCATAAGGCTGTAGCAGTCCCTATTGACAGGGAGACGGAGCCTCAGAATACGCAGCTGCAGGTTACTTCGGCCAGCCCTACCACAGGAGGGCAAGGAGCGACACCCAGGGGCAGGAAGGTCATGCCCAAAGAGGGTACCTCGGAGCCATACGCCACCACTACCGCTTCAGCTGTGGTGGATGTTGCCATGAAGGAAACTGCTTCAGCCCCTGAAGAAAAGGACCACCCTCCTGCTGCACCTACACTTCCTCCCCCAGCTACAACCATGCCATCCTGGGCTGAGCCCAACCCTGCCTCCAGCACACCCCTTCTCTCAGACTACGGGAGGATAAACGAGGACATTGTCCCAGGCGTGGCCACCAACGTTGGATCAGAG AATGACTCGGACTTCGCCCTGGTTGAAGACTTCAGCCCCGAGGTGCAAGGGACCCAGGAAGGTGTTTCAGAGAACCAGTCCCTGCTGGAGCGCAAAGAGGTCCTGGCTG GTGTGATCGCCGGAGGCATTGTAGGCCTTGCCTTCGCCGTCATGCTCGTGTCCCTCATGGTCTATCGGATGAAGAAGAAGGACGAGGGCAGCTACTCGCTCGATGAACAGAAGCACCCGAACAGCGGCTACCAGAAACCTCATAAACAGGAGGAGTTCCTGGCATAA
- the LOC108922529 gene encoding syndecan-1-like isoform X2: MRVAAALLFCLSLWIPDAISDLSPPEDQDASGDDLELSGSGSGDGVFVVPDTKVALKFNATTPSARQLETSPFSLTTVSNPISEIELEKLVTLAPPTTIGSTSTTHKAVAVPIDRETEPQNTQLQVTSASPTTGGQGATPRGRKVMPKEGTSEPYATTTASAVVDVAMKETASAPEEKDHPPAAPTLPPPATTMPSWAEPNPASSTPLLSDYGRINEDIVPGVATNVGSENDSDFALVEDFSPEVQGTQEGVSENQSLLERKEVLAGVIAGGIVGLAFAVMLVSLMVYRMKKKDEGSYSLDEQKHPNSGYQKPHKQEEFLA; encoded by the exons ATGCGAGTCGCCGCGGCGCTGCTGTTCTGCCTCAGTTTGTGGATTCCTGACGCGATTTCG GATCTCAGCCCTCCAGAGGACCAGGATGCATCTGGAGATGACCTGGAGCTCTCTGGTTCTGGCTCTGGCGATGGCG TTTTTGTTGTGCCTGACACTAAAGTCGCCCTGAAGTTCAACGCAACAACTCCTTCAGCTCGGCAGTTGGAAACCTCTCCCTTTTCCCTGACAACAGTATCGAACCCCATTTCAGAGATAGAGCTGGAGAAGTTGGTTACATTGGCTCCACCCACCACAATAGGCAGCACCTCAACCACCCATAAGGCTGTAGCAGTCCCTATTGACAGGGAGACGGAGCCTCAGAATACGCAGCTGCAGGTTACTTCGGCCAGCCCTACCACAGGAGGGCAAGGAGCGACACCCAGGGGCAGGAAGGTCATGCCCAAAGAGGGTACCTCGGAGCCATACGCCACCACTACCGCTTCAGCTGTGGTGGATGTTGCCATGAAGGAAACTGCTTCAGCCCCTGAAGAAAAGGACCACCCTCCTGCTGCACCTACACTTCCTCCCCCAGCTACAACCATGCCATCCTGGGCTGAGCCCAACCCTGCCTCCAGCACACCCCTTCTCTCAGACTACGGGAGGATAAACGAGGACATTGTCCCAGGCGTGGCCACCAACGTTGGATCAGAG AATGACTCGGACTTCGCCCTGGTTGAAGACTTCAGCCCCGAGGTGCAAGGGACCCAGGAAGGTGTTTCAGAGAACCAGTCCCTGCTGGAGCGCAAAGAGGTCCTGGCTG GTGTGATCGCCGGAGGCATTGTAGGCCTTGCCTTCGCCGTCATGCTCGTGTCCCTCATGGTCTATCGGATGAAGAAGAAGGACGAGGGCAGCTACTCGCTCGATGAACAGAAGCACCCGAACAGCGGCTACCAGAAACCTCATAAACAGGAGGAGTTCCTGGCATAA